The DNA region CATCGGCGCGGTGTTCAGCGTCATCGGCGCGGCGACGGCCGACAGCGTGTTCTGAGGGCCGTCCAGTAGAAGCGGTGGTTTCCGCGATGGAGTCGAGCGCCGAAGCGCCGGCCCGCATTGTTAAGTCAGTTCGGTTGGTCTCTCCGATATGGATTACAGCCTCGCCATCGAAAACGCTCCAGACACCGTTCCTGCGGGGACTGGCCTGCTTCTTCTGCATCCGAGCATCGGCGAGACCGACCGTATCGACACCGACTTTCTGAAGACCGACACCGACTACTTCCTCGTCATCTCGACGCGGACGACCGCCCGCGAGGTCGAGCAGAAACTCGAACACTACGACGTCGACGAGGCCCGTGCGGTCATCCTCGACACGCTCTCGGTCGAACGCGGCTACTCGCGACGAAAGTCCGACCACGTCCACTACGTCTCCTCGCCGGACGACCTCGACGGCATCGTCGCCCAGACCCGCGAGTTCCTCGAAAATCATCCCGGAAAGCTGCGGGTGAGCGTCGATTCGCTCACCGAGATGGCGTACTACGCCGACGAGGAGGCCGTCTACGAGGCGACGAAGCAACTACTCGGCCTCCTGGCGGAGAACGACGCCGTTGGCATCTTCCACCTCTCGAAAGAGGTCCACGACGAAGACGTACAGGAGCGGTTCCGGGCGCTGTTTACGGGCGTCGTCGACCTCGCGGAAGACGGCAGCGTCAGTTACGAACAGCGGTGACAGAAACCGTCGAGACGCTCGCTCACTCGCGAAGTTTCGTGAATGTTTTCTCGGCCCAGCGAACCGCGTAGGCTGCCCCGTGGTCGCGGTACGCCGTCGTGTCCAACGCCGCGAACGGCGGCGGAAGCTCGATAGCGTGTTTCAACCCCGAACACGCCAGTTCCGTGGCGTCGACGAACGACGTCTCGCCGCGAGCGACTTCGCCCGGCAGCCCATCGATGCGGCCTTCGAGCCGAGTTCCAGCGTCGAGCCACGCGTCGTACAGTCCGGGGTAGTCGTCGGTCCAGTCGGCGAATACCTCGCGCGTCTGGACGCCGACCCAGCCGTCGAACAGCGCAGTTGCGATCTGGTAGAGCTCCGCGGGCGACAGCGACACCGCCGCGTCCAGGTCACGGTAGCGCTCGCCGAAAAAGGGGAGGAACTGTTCGGGCACGCCGAGATGGATCTGGACGAACGCCTCCGCGAAGAGGAAGTCGAGAAACGCTTCGGGTGTTCCTTCGGCGCGTTTTTTCGCGATGACCGTCGGCGGGGTCGTCTGTCGCGTCCAGACGACGGTGCCGTCGCCGGGCATCCCGATAGTGAACGTACCGCCCGCGTATCGCTGGAGCAACACGGGCGAGTCCTCGGGGAGCCACTCGTCGGGGTACGCCGCCGGGTCCAGCGAGTCGACGAGCAGACCGAGGTCTTCGGCGGCCGCGGGCGGAATCGTCTCGAAGTCCGCGTCGGCGTCGACGACGAGCGTCTCTGGGGCGTACTCGTCTCTGACCGCTCGAAGCTCGCCGTTGAGCTGTCGCGTTTGGAACATCGTTCGGTGGTCGTCGCGTCAGCCGAAGACGGTGAACGCGAGGATACTCACGCCGAGTACGACCGAGATGCCAACGGTGCCGAGAACGATTTTCGTCGCCGTGCTCATGGCGATAGGGTGTCTCCCCGGGCGCTTAAAACGTGTTGAAAGGACGCGGCCCGTCGAGTAACGTCGCGTCCTGCGTCGGGACGATGCCCGGAGCGCGAACCGCGGAGGGCGTCGTTTCCGGTGGAGTAACCGAGCGAAACGTGATGTGTCGCCGTTCTCAGGGGAGTTGCAGGCGAAACAGAGGGGGTTGAGCGAGAAGGAAGAGAACACGCTGGGCGGTAGTGAGCCGAGTAGTGACGAGAAGCGCCATCAGACGAGATGATGGCGGTGAGCGTTCCGAGAGACGAGACGACGGGGAGGAAGTTGAGCAGACGAAACGGGGGAAGGAAGTTGGAGCAGTAAAACGGCGGGGAGAAGGATGGAACAGACGAAACGGCGGTATGTGGAGCCGTTCGCTCGCGGGCGGCGCGTTTTCGCCGGTGAGCCGCGGGAGAACGAGGCGTTACAGGACGGAACTACTGGTCGTCACGGTTCCACGTCTCGGGAACTTCGATGACGTAGTGACCGTCTTCCTGCAGCGAGATGATGTACGAGTCGCGGTCGTACAGTTCCATCAGATTGAGTTCGTACTGCCCCGGGCTGACGATTTTGATACTC from Haloprofundus halobius includes:
- a CDS encoding DUF7090 family protein, which gives rise to MDYSLAIENAPDTVPAGTGLLLLHPSIGETDRIDTDFLKTDTDYFLVISTRTTAREVEQKLEHYDVDEARAVILDTLSVERGYSRRKSDHVHYVSSPDDLDGIVAQTREFLENHPGKLRVSVDSLTEMAYYADEEAVYEATKQLLGLLAENDAVGIFHLSKEVHDEDVQERFRALFTGVVDLAEDGSVSYEQR
- a CDS encoding DUF7089 family protein codes for the protein MFQTRQLNGELRAVRDEYAPETLVVDADADFETIPPAAAEDLGLLVDSLDPAAYPDEWLPEDSPVLLQRYAGGTFTIGMPGDGTVVWTRQTTPPTVIAKKRAEGTPEAFLDFLFAEAFVQIHLGVPEQFLPFFGERYRDLDAAVSLSPAELYQIATALFDGWVGVQTREVFADWTDDYPGLYDAWLDAGTRLEGRIDGLPGEVARGETSFVDATELACSGLKHAIELPPPFAALDTTAYRDHGAAYAVRWAEKTFTKLRE